One Tachysurus fulvidraco isolate hzauxx_2018 chromosome 2, HZAU_PFXX_2.0, whole genome shotgun sequence DNA segment encodes these proteins:
- the b3galt2 gene encoding beta-1,3-galactosyltransferase 2 isoform X2, with amino-acid sequence MQWRRRHCCPIKMTWNIKRSIFRMHMMCLLFLALIFTIFLSCSFKDWLPSQQGLREDSVAYTMHGLHPVKEHAEGNQSSLQTLWRESLFVPSKPPMNFSSHQSEVAVQSISGMEASLSTNKTNDNTLHREMGVGEQLAPNPYRYLLNEPYKCQDSSPFLILLIAVEPGHVEARNAIRQTWGNESLIMGMGFVRLFLMGMKSGSDGHLQHAIVEESLQHHDIIQQDYMDTYYNLTIKTLMGMNWVAEYCPHASYVMKTDSDMFVNTEYLIKKLLKPELPPQHNYFTGYLMRGYAPNRNKDSKWYMPPELYSSERYPIFCSGTGYVFSGDMAGKIYQASLSIRRLHLEDVYVGICLAKLRIDPVPPPNEFLFNHWRVSYSSCKYSHLITSHQFQPSELIKYWNHLQSNKHNACINIVKEKNSKLRHRKLEWERHR; translated from the coding sequence ATGCAGTGGCGACGGCGACATTGCTGTCCAATTAAGATGACATGGAATATCAAGCGGTCAATCTTCCGTATGCACATGATGTGCCTGCTTTTTCTAGCCTTAATTTTCACCATCTTTCTCAGCTGCAGCTTCAAGGACTGGCTACCCAGTCAACAAGGACTACGAGAAGACTCTGTGGCCTACACAATGCATGGCTTGCATCCGGTAAAGGAACATGCTGAGGGCAACCAAAGTTCACTGCAAACCCTCTGGAGGGAGTCACTTTTTGTTCCTTCTAAGCCACCTATGAACTTCAGTTCTCATCAATCAGAGGTTGCAGTTCAAAGCATCTCAGGAATGGAAGCGTCTCTCAGcactaacaaaacaaatgacaatACCTTGCACAGAGAAATGGGTGTGGGAGAGCAACTGGCACCTAATCCATACCGGTATTTGCTGAATGAGCCCTACAAATGTCAAGACAGCAGCCCCTTTCTCATTCTGCTCATCGCAGTAGAGCCAGGGCATGTGGAGGCTAGGAATGCGATCAGGCAAACATGGGGAAATGAAAGCCTGATCATGGGCATGGGTTTCGTGCGTCTATTTCTCATGGGCATGAAGTCCGGTTCTGATGGCCACCTTCAGCACGCCATTGTTGAAGAAAGCTTGCAGCACCATGACATCATACAGCAGGACTACATGGACACCTACTACAACCTTACCATCAAAACACTGATGGGCATGAACTGGGTTGCCGAGTACTGTCCTCATGCCAGCTACGTCATGAAGACTGATAGCGACATGTTTGTCAATACAGAGTATTTAATCAAAAAGCTGCTGAAGCCAGAATTACCACCTCAGCACAATTACTTTACCGGCTACCTAATGCGAGGCTATGCACCAAATCGCAACAAAGACAGTAAGTGGTACATGCCTCCAGAGCTCTATTCCAGTGAGAGGTATCCCAtcttctgttctggcacagGCTATGTGTTCTCTGGAGACATGGCAGGCAAAATCTACCAGGCATCACTGAGTATACGTCGTTTGCATCTTGAGGACGTCTATGTCGGAATCTGCTTAGCAAAGCTGCGCATCGATCCCGTGCCACCGCCAAACGAGTTTCTCTTCAACCACTGGAGAGTTTCCTACTCAAGCTGTAAATACAGTCACCTTATCACCTCCCATCAGTTTCAACCAAGTGAACTCATCAAGTACTGGAACCACTTGCAGAGCAACAAGCACAATGCTTGCATCAACATTGTCAAGGAGAAGAATAGCAAATTGCGTCACAGGAAGTTGGAGTGGGAAAGGCATCGGTGA
- the glrx2 gene encoding glutaredoxin 2 isoform X3, giving the protein MGNFTSAGRFTTPTCTQFIQDVVSHNCVVIFSKTTCPYCKMAKNVFNQIGATYKVIELDEHRDGQQLQEALAQMSGAKTVPRVFVNGRCIGGGSDTRQLHEQGRLVPLIRMCNPCCPNNAAEGSGSGHDAS; this is encoded by the exons ATGGGGAACTTTACGTCTGCTGGGAGGTTTACAACCCCGACATGTACTCAATTTATACAG GATGTCGTGTCTCATAACTGCGTTGTTATATTCTCCAAGACGACGTGTCCATACTGCAAGATGGCCAAGAACGTCTTTAATCAAATAGGAGCCACGTATAAGGTCATTGAACTGGATGAACATCGTGACGGCCAACAGCTTCAAGAGGCTTTAGCGCAAATGTCCGGTGCCAAAACG gtTCCAAGAGTTTTTGTCAATGGACGGTGCATCGGCGGAGGATCTGATACACGGCAGCTTCATGAACAGGGAAGACTGGTGCCACTCATTCGGATGTGTAACCCGTGCTGCCCGAATAATGCTGCAGAGGGATCAGGGAGTGGGCACGACGCTTCATAA
- the b3galt2 gene encoding beta-1,3-galactosyltransferase 2 isoform X1, protein MYSHGTWGPMFLGHVATKEFLKHVKEAQAVVQGSKFLLNPEALLLLKRSAPKYLHWQHVIFSLTLSGSKHTHLPTCYHHITLRLLITHSTSLNCTTTLSRAAHICNMQWRRRHCCPIKMTWNIKRSIFRMHMMCLLFLALIFTIFLSCSFKDWLPSQQGLREDSVAYTMHGLHPVKEHAEGNQSSLQTLWRESLFVPSKPPMNFSSHQSEVAVQSISGMEASLSTNKTNDNTLHREMGVGEQLAPNPYRYLLNEPYKCQDSSPFLILLIAVEPGHVEARNAIRQTWGNESLIMGMGFVRLFLMGMKSGSDGHLQHAIVEESLQHHDIIQQDYMDTYYNLTIKTLMGMNWVAEYCPHASYVMKTDSDMFVNTEYLIKKLLKPELPPQHNYFTGYLMRGYAPNRNKDSKWYMPPELYSSERYPIFCSGTGYVFSGDMAGKIYQASLSIRRLHLEDVYVGICLAKLRIDPVPPPNEFLFNHWRVSYSSCKYSHLITSHQFQPSELIKYWNHLQSNKHNACINIVKEKNSKLRHRKLEWERHR, encoded by the exons ATGTACAGTCATGGTACCTGGGGGCCTATGTTTTTGGGGCATGTTGCAACAAAGGAGTTTCTGAAACATGTAAAA gaaGCACAAGCAGTGGTCCAAGGAAGCAAATTTCTTCTGAATCCTGAAGCTTTGCTGTTACTGAAAAGATCTGCTCCCAAATATCTTCATTGGCAACATGTCATCTTTTCTCTAACACTGTCTGGATCCAAACATACCCATCTGCCTACCTGCTATCATCACATAACACTCAGGCTTCTCATTACACATTCGACCTCTTTAAATTGCACAACCACACTTTCACGAGCAGCACATATATGTAACATGCAGTGGCGACGGCGACATTGCTGTCCAATTAAGATGACATGGAATATCAAGCGGTCAATCTTCCGTATGCACATGATGTGCCTGCTTTTTCTAGCCTTAATTTTCACCATCTTTCTCAGCTGCAGCTTCAAGGACTGGCTACCCAGTCAACAAGGACTACGAGAAGACTCTGTGGCCTACACAATGCATGGCTTGCATCCGGTAAAGGAACATGCTGAGGGCAACCAAAGTTCACTGCAAACCCTCTGGAGGGAGTCACTTTTTGTTCCTTCTAAGCCACCTATGAACTTCAGTTCTCATCAATCAGAGGTTGCAGTTCAAAGCATCTCAGGAATGGAAGCGTCTCTCAGcactaacaaaacaaatgacaatACCTTGCACAGAGAAATGGGTGTGGGAGAGCAACTGGCACCTAATCCATACCGGTATTTGCTGAATGAGCCCTACAAATGTCAAGACAGCAGCCCCTTTCTCATTCTGCTCATCGCAGTAGAGCCAGGGCATGTGGAGGCTAGGAATGCGATCAGGCAAACATGGGGAAATGAAAGCCTGATCATGGGCATGGGTTTCGTGCGTCTATTTCTCATGGGCATGAAGTCCGGTTCTGATGGCCACCTTCAGCACGCCATTGTTGAAGAAAGCTTGCAGCACCATGACATCATACAGCAGGACTACATGGACACCTACTACAACCTTACCATCAAAACACTGATGGGCATGAACTGGGTTGCCGAGTACTGTCCTCATGCCAGCTACGTCATGAAGACTGATAGCGACATGTTTGTCAATACAGAGTATTTAATCAAAAAGCTGCTGAAGCCAGAATTACCACCTCAGCACAATTACTTTACCGGCTACCTAATGCGAGGCTATGCACCAAATCGCAACAAAGACAGTAAGTGGTACATGCCTCCAGAGCTCTATTCCAGTGAGAGGTATCCCAtcttctgttctggcacagGCTATGTGTTCTCTGGAGACATGGCAGGCAAAATCTACCAGGCATCACTGAGTATACGTCGTTTGCATCTTGAGGACGTCTATGTCGGAATCTGCTTAGCAAAGCTGCGCATCGATCCCGTGCCACCGCCAAACGAGTTTCTCTTCAACCACTGGAGAGTTTCCTACTCAAGCTGTAAATACAGTCACCTTATCACCTCCCATCAGTTTCAACCAAGTGAACTCATCAAGTACTGGAACCACTTGCAGAGCAACAAGCACAATGCTTGCATCAACATTGTCAAGGAGAAGAATAGCAAATTGCGTCACAGGAAGTTGGAGTGGGAAAGGCATCGGTGA
- the uchl5 gene encoding ubiquitin carboxyl-terminal hydrolase isozyme L5 isoform X1 gives MAASTVISWWSLAPGRCKAVSWIRQAWREESARITGCKGAQVEEIWSMEPENFQNLKPVHGLIFLFKWQPGEEPAGSIVQDSRLDQIFFAKQVINNACATQAIVSVLLNCSHPDMELGETLTEFREFSQSFDAAMKGLALSNSEVIRQVHNGFARQQMFEFDTKSSAKDEDAFHFVSYVPVNGRLYELDGLREGPIDLGACSQEDWISAVRPVIEKRIQKYSEGEIRFNLMAIVSDRKMIYERKIAELQAHLTEEEPMDTDQSANLLSSIQSEIAKYQLLIEEENQKLKKYKIENIRRKHNYLPFIMELLKTLAEYQQLMPLVEKAKEKQSAKKIQEAK, from the exons ATGGCAGCATCCACAGTAATCTCATGGTGGTCTTTAGCTCCAGGTAGATGTAAGGCTGTGAGCTGGATCAGGCAGGCGTGGAGAGAAGAAAGCGCCAGGATCACCG GATGCAAAGGAGCACAAGTTGAAGAGATCTGGAGCATGGAACCTGAGAACTTTCAAAATCTCAA ACCAGTTCATGGTTTAATATTTCTCTTCAAATGGCAACCTGGTGAGGAACCAGCCGGATCTATCGTACAGGATTCGAGGCTCGACCAGATCTTTTTTGCAAAGCAG GTGATCAACAACGCGTGTGCGACCCAAGCTATCGTCAGCGTGCTGCTGAACTGCTCTCATCCTGACATGGAACTTGGCGAAACGCTGACAGAGTTCAGAGAGTTCTCACAAAGCTTCGATGCTGCA ATGAAAGGTCTCGCACTCAGTAACTCTGAAGTAATTCGACAAGTTCACAACGGCTTTGCCAG GCAGCAGATGTTTGAGTTTGATACCAAGTCGTCGGCAAAAGACGAAGACGCTTTCCATTTCGTGAGCTATGTTCCTGTAAACGGTAGACTCTACGAATTAGACGGACTTCGCGAAGGACCTATCGACCTCG GCGCTTGCAGCCAAGAAGACTGGATCAGTGCAGTTCGGCCAGTGATCGAGAAACGAATACAAAA ATACAGCGAGGGAGAAATCCGTTTCAATTTAATGGCCATCGTATCGGACCGGAAGATGATTTACGAGCGTAAAATCGCAGAGCTCCAGGCTCACCTAACAGAG GAAGAGCCAATGGACACAGACCAAAGTGCAAACCTTTTGAGTTCTATCCAGTCAGAGATCGCCAAGTACCAGCTCCTGATCGAGGAGGAGAaccagaaattaaaaaaatataaa attGAAAACATTAGAAGAAAGCACAACTACCTACCGTTCATCATGGAGTTACTGAAGACTCTTGCTGAATATCAACAACTGATGCCGTTGGTTGAAAAG
- the uchl5 gene encoding ubiquitin carboxyl-terminal hydrolase isozyme L5 isoform X2: MAGSAGEWCLMESDPGVFTELIKGFGCKGAQVEEIWSMEPENFQNLKPVHGLIFLFKWQPGEEPAGSIVQDSRLDQIFFAKQVINNACATQAIVSVLLNCSHPDMELGETLTEFREFSQSFDAAMKGLALSNSEVIRQVHNGFARQQMFEFDTKSSAKDEDAFHFVSYVPVNGRLYELDGLREGPIDLGACSQEDWISAVRPVIEKRIQKYSEGEIRFNLMAIVSDRKMIYERKIAELQAHLTEEEPMDTDQSANLLSSIQSEIAKYQLLIEEENQKLKKYKIENIRRKHNYLPFIMELLKTLAEYQQLMPLVEKAKEKQSAKKIQEAK; the protein is encoded by the exons ATGGCAGGAAGTGCTGGAGAGTGGTGTCTTATGGAAAGTGACCCTGGAGTTTTCACAGAACTGATAAAAGGCTTTG GATGCAAAGGAGCACAAGTTGAAGAGATCTGGAGCATGGAACCTGAGAACTTTCAAAATCTCAA ACCAGTTCATGGTTTAATATTTCTCTTCAAATGGCAACCTGGTGAGGAACCAGCCGGATCTATCGTACAGGATTCGAGGCTCGACCAGATCTTTTTTGCAAAGCAG GTGATCAACAACGCGTGTGCGACCCAAGCTATCGTCAGCGTGCTGCTGAACTGCTCTCATCCTGACATGGAACTTGGCGAAACGCTGACAGAGTTCAGAGAGTTCTCACAAAGCTTCGATGCTGCA ATGAAAGGTCTCGCACTCAGTAACTCTGAAGTAATTCGACAAGTTCACAACGGCTTTGCCAG GCAGCAGATGTTTGAGTTTGATACCAAGTCGTCGGCAAAAGACGAAGACGCTTTCCATTTCGTGAGCTATGTTCCTGTAAACGGTAGACTCTACGAATTAGACGGACTTCGCGAAGGACCTATCGACCTCG GCGCTTGCAGCCAAGAAGACTGGATCAGTGCAGTTCGGCCAGTGATCGAGAAACGAATACAAAA ATACAGCGAGGGAGAAATCCGTTTCAATTTAATGGCCATCGTATCGGACCGGAAGATGATTTACGAGCGTAAAATCGCAGAGCTCCAGGCTCACCTAACAGAG GAAGAGCCAATGGACACAGACCAAAGTGCAAACCTTTTGAGTTCTATCCAGTCAGAGATCGCCAAGTACCAGCTCCTGATCGAGGAGGAGAaccagaaattaaaaaaatataaa attGAAAACATTAGAAGAAAGCACAACTACCTACCGTTCATCATGGAGTTACTGAAGACTCTTGCTGAATATCAACAACTGATGCCGTTGGTTGAAAAG
- the glrx2 gene encoding glutaredoxin 2 isoform X1: MVQVNGQLLMLTHFILFAPAACFSCRPTRMGNFTSAGRFTTPTCTQFIQDVVSHNCVVIFSKTTCPYCKMAKNVFNQIGATYKVIELDEHRDGQQLQEALAQMSGAKTVPRVFVNGRCIGGGSDTRQLHEQGRLVPLIRMCNPCCPNNAAEGSGSGHDAS, from the exons ATGGTTCAGGTTAATGGGCAACTCTTAATGTTAACTCATTTTATACTCTTTGCTCCTGCTGCATGCTTCTCATGTCGTCCAACAAg GATGGGGAACTTTACGTCTGCTGGGAGGTTTACAACCCCGACATGTACTCAATTTATACAG GATGTCGTGTCTCATAACTGCGTTGTTATATTCTCCAAGACGACGTGTCCATACTGCAAGATGGCCAAGAACGTCTTTAATCAAATAGGAGCCACGTATAAGGTCATTGAACTGGATGAACATCGTGACGGCCAACAGCTTCAAGAGGCTTTAGCGCAAATGTCCGGTGCCAAAACG gtTCCAAGAGTTTTTGTCAATGGACGGTGCATCGGCGGAGGATCTGATACACGGCAGCTTCATGAACAGGGAAGACTGGTGCCACTCATTCGGATGTGTAACCCGTGCTGCCCGAATAATGCTGCAGAGGGATCAGGGAGTGGGCACGACGCTTCATAA
- the glrx2 gene encoding glutaredoxin 2 isoform X2, which yields MEGSTLECQERMGNFTSAGRFTTPTCTQFIQDVVSHNCVVIFSKTTCPYCKMAKNVFNQIGATYKVIELDEHRDGQQLQEALAQMSGAKTVPRVFVNGRCIGGGSDTRQLHEQGRLVPLIRMCNPCCPNNAAEGSGSGHDAS from the exons ATGGAGGGGTCCACCCTAGAGTGTCAGGAAAG GATGGGGAACTTTACGTCTGCTGGGAGGTTTACAACCCCGACATGTACTCAATTTATACAG GATGTCGTGTCTCATAACTGCGTTGTTATATTCTCCAAGACGACGTGTCCATACTGCAAGATGGCCAAGAACGTCTTTAATCAAATAGGAGCCACGTATAAGGTCATTGAACTGGATGAACATCGTGACGGCCAACAGCTTCAAGAGGCTTTAGCGCAAATGTCCGGTGCCAAAACG gtTCCAAGAGTTTTTGTCAATGGACGGTGCATCGGCGGAGGATCTGATACACGGCAGCTTCATGAACAGGGAAGACTGGTGCCACTCATTCGGATGTGTAACCCGTGCTGCCCGAATAATGCTGCAGAGGGATCAGGGAGTGGGCACGACGCTTCATAA